One window of the Streptomyces asoensis genome contains the following:
- a CDS encoding class I SAM-dependent RNA methyltransferase, with protein sequence MQAEPKKSQAVSLVGQEYEVEIGPVAHGGHCIARTDAGQVLFVRHTLPGERVLARVTEGEEGARYLRADAVQVLEASKDRVEAPCPYAGPGRCGGCDWQHAKPGAQRRLKGEVIAEQLLRLAGLTPEEAGWDGTVMPAEGDKLPAGEVPAWRTRVQYAVDADGNAGLRRHRSHEVEPIEHCMIAAPGVSELGIEDRDWSGMASVDAIAATGSQDRMVILEPRPGARLPLVELDRPVSVMRVEEHDGGIHRVHGRAFVRERADGRTYRVGSGGFWQVHPQAADTLVKAVMQGLLPRKGDMALDLYCGVGLFAGALADRLGDKGAVLGIESGKRAVEDARHNLAGFERVRIEQGKVEAVLPRTGITEVDLIVLDPPRAGAGKKTVEHLASLGARKIAYVACDPAALARDLAYFRDGGYKVRMLRAFDLFPMTHHVECVAILEPVAKGS encoded by the coding sequence ATGCAGGCAGAACCGAAGAAGTCGCAGGCGGTGTCGCTCGTGGGGCAGGAGTACGAGGTCGAGATCGGCCCCGTCGCCCACGGCGGCCACTGCATCGCCCGGACAGACGCCGGCCAGGTGCTGTTCGTCCGGCACACGCTGCCCGGCGAGCGGGTCCTGGCCCGGGTGACCGAGGGTGAAGAAGGGGCCCGGTACCTGCGCGCGGACGCGGTACAGGTGCTGGAGGCGTCCAAGGACCGCGTCGAGGCGCCCTGCCCGTACGCCGGCCCCGGCCGCTGCGGCGGCTGCGACTGGCAGCACGCCAAGCCGGGCGCCCAGCGCCGCCTCAAGGGCGAGGTGATCGCCGAGCAGCTGCTGCGGCTCGCGGGCCTCACGCCCGAGGAGGCCGGCTGGGACGGCACCGTGATGCCGGCCGAGGGCGACAAGCTGCCGGCCGGCGAGGTGCCCGCATGGCGCACCCGCGTCCAGTACGCGGTCGACGCCGACGGCAACGCCGGGCTGCGGCGCCACCGCTCGCACGAGGTCGAGCCGATCGAGCACTGCATGATCGCGGCGCCGGGCGTCAGTGAGCTGGGCATCGAGGACCGCGACTGGTCCGGGATGGCATCCGTCGACGCGATCGCCGCGACGGGCTCCCAGGACCGCATGGTGATCCTCGAGCCCCGCCCCGGCGCCCGCCTCCCCCTCGTCGAGCTGGACAGGCCCGTCTCCGTCATGCGCGTCGAGGAGCACGACGGCGGCATCCACCGCGTCCACGGCCGGGCGTTCGTGCGTGAGCGTGCCGACGGCCGGACGTACCGCGTCGGCAGCGGCGGCTTCTGGCAGGTCCATCCGCAGGCCGCCGACACCCTCGTCAAGGCGGTCATGCAGGGCCTGCTGCCGCGCAAGGGCGACATGGCGCTCGACCTGTACTGCGGCGTCGGCCTCTTCGCGGGTGCCCTCGCCGACCGCCTCGGCGACAAGGGCGCGGTCCTCGGCATCGAGTCCGGCAAACGCGCCGTCGAGGACGCCCGGCACAACCTCGCCGGGTTCGAGCGGGTGCGGATCGAGCAGGGCAAGGTCGAGGCGGTGCTGCCGCGCACCGGGATCACCGAGGTCGACCTGATCGTCCTCGACCCGCCGCGCGCGGGCGCGGGCAAGAAGACGGTCGAGCACCTGGCCTCGCTGGGGGCGCGGAAGATCGCGTACGTGGCCTGCGACCCGGCGGCCCTGGCACGCGACCTGGCGTACTTCCGGGACGGCGGCTACAAGGTGCGGATGCTGCGGGCGTTCGATCTGTTTCCGATGACGCATCATGTGGAGTGCGTGGCGATCCTTGAACCGGTCGCAAAGGGCTCCTGA
- a CDS encoding DUF4365 domain-containing protein, translating into MATEATSWQKEQVSRAYVHVLATQGGYTICDWNVDKDGVDMTLRTRGLMVDVQLKCTQSPRVVRGGYSFDLDIETYDKLRDPDRSAPGHLALLIVPPDVGRWVTHHPESIVLACHGYWASLHGAGEARSKGTTAISLPEHQPLTSKSIGAMFDTARQLLSPAGREVN; encoded by the coding sequence GTGGCTACGGAAGCGACGAGCTGGCAGAAGGAGCAGGTGAGTCGGGCCTACGTCCACGTACTCGCTACACAGGGCGGCTACACCATCTGCGATTGGAACGTCGACAAGGACGGCGTCGACATGACCCTCCGTACGCGCGGATTGATGGTCGACGTCCAGTTAAAGTGCACGCAGAGCCCGCGCGTTGTCCGAGGCGGCTACAGCTTCGACCTCGACATCGAGACGTACGACAAGCTCCGTGACCCCGACCGCTCTGCACCCGGCCACCTCGCCTTACTGATCGTGCCGCCGGACGTCGGCCGATGGGTGACCCACCACCCTGAATCGATCGTCCTGGCCTGTCACGGCTACTGGGCGTCCCTGCACGGCGCGGGTGAGGCACGCAGCAAGGGCACCACCGCGATCAGCCTCCCCGAGCACCAGCCTCTGACCTCGAAATCGATAGGGGCCATGTTCGACACGGCGCGTCAGCTGCTCAGCCCCGCTGGCCGAGAGGTGAACTGA